From Oceanibaculum indicum P24, a single genomic window includes:
- the katG gene encoding catalase/peroxidase HPI, producing the protein MNAPSKGAAGKCPVMHGGNTATSTSVMSWWPNALNLDILHQHDSKTNPMGKGFNYREELKKLDVAALKKDLHALMTDSQDWWPADWGHYGGLMIRMSWHAAGSYRLADGRGGGGTGNQRFAPLNSWPDNVNLDKARRLLWPIKKKYGNKVSWADLMVLAGTIAYESMGLKTFGFGFGREDIWHPEKDVYWGAEKEWLAPSDGRYDSVDDPSTMENPLAAVQMGLIYVNPEGVNGQPDPLKTAGQVRETFKRMAMNDEETVALTAGGHTVGKTHGNGDAALLGPDPESAGLEEQGMGWNNKTTRGIGRNTVTSGIEGAWTTHPTKWDNGYFHLLLNYEWELKKSPAGAWQWQPIDIKPEDMPVDVEDPSIRCMPIMTDADMAMKMDPAYRAISERFAKDFDAFSDAFARAWFKLTHRDMGPKVRYFGPDVPQEDLIWQDPVPVGPTGYDVKAVKAKIAASGLTASEMVATAWDSARTYRGSDMRGGTDGARIRLAPQKDWEGNEPARLKKVLGVLEGIATQSGASVADVIVLAGNVGVEQAARAAGFDIEVPFSPGRGDATDEMTDAESFEPLEPIHDGYRNWLKQDYAVSAEELLLDRTQLMGLTAHEMTALIGGMRVIGTNHGGTTHGVFTDRAGALTTDFFVNLTDMAYTWKPAGRNLYEIVERKTGKTKWTATRVDLVFGSNSILRAYAEVYAQDDGKEKFVKDFVAAWTKMMNAGRFDIA; encoded by the coding sequence ATGAACGCACCAAGCAAGGGAGCCGCCGGCAAGTGTCCGGTCATGCATGGCGGTAACACCGCCACCAGCACCTCGGTCATGTCCTGGTGGCCGAACGCGCTGAACCTCGACATTCTTCACCAGCACGACAGCAAGACCAACCCGATGGGGAAGGGCTTCAACTACCGCGAGGAGCTGAAGAAGCTGGATGTCGCGGCGCTGAAGAAGGATCTGCACGCGCTGATGACCGACAGCCAGGACTGGTGGCCGGCCGACTGGGGCCATTATGGCGGCCTGATGATCCGCATGTCCTGGCACGCCGCCGGTTCCTACCGGCTGGCCGATGGTCGTGGCGGCGGCGGCACTGGCAACCAGCGCTTCGCGCCGCTGAATTCCTGGCCCGATAACGTCAATCTCGACAAGGCGCGGCGCCTGCTGTGGCCGATCAAGAAGAAGTACGGCAACAAGGTCAGCTGGGCCGACCTGATGGTCCTGGCCGGCACCATCGCCTATGAGTCGATGGGGCTGAAGACCTTCGGCTTCGGTTTCGGCCGCGAGGATATCTGGCACCCGGAGAAGGACGTCTATTGGGGTGCCGAGAAGGAATGGCTCGCCCCCAGCGATGGCCGCTATGACAGCGTCGATGATCCCTCGACGATGGAAAACCCGCTGGCCGCCGTGCAAATGGGCCTGATCTATGTGAACCCGGAAGGCGTGAACGGCCAACCGGACCCGCTGAAGACCGCCGGCCAGGTGCGCGAGACCTTCAAGCGCATGGCGATGAACGACGAGGAGACCGTGGCGCTGACAGCCGGTGGCCACACCGTCGGCAAGACCCATGGCAATGGCGATGCGGCACTGCTTGGCCCCGATCCGGAATCGGCCGGCCTTGAGGAGCAGGGCATGGGCTGGAACAACAAGACCACGCGGGGCATCGGCCGTAACACCGTAACCAGCGGCATCGAGGGCGCCTGGACCACCCACCCGACCAAGTGGGACAATGGCTACTTCCACCTGCTGCTGAACTATGAGTGGGAGCTGAAGAAGAGCCCGGCAGGCGCCTGGCAGTGGCAGCCGATCGATATCAAGCCGGAAGACATGCCGGTCGATGTCGAGGACCCCTCGATCCGCTGCATGCCGATCATGACCGATGCCGACATGGCGATGAAGATGGACCCGGCCTATCGGGCGATCTCGGAGCGGTTCGCGAAGGATTTCGACGCCTTCTCCGACGCCTTCGCCCGCGCCTGGTTCAAGCTGACCCACCGCGACATGGGCCCGAAGGTGCGCTATTTCGGCCCGGACGTGCCGCAGGAAGACCTAATCTGGCAGGACCCGGTTCCGGTCGGCCCCACCGGCTATGACGTTAAGGCGGTGAAGGCGAAGATCGCCGCCAGCGGCCTGACGGCCAGCGAGATGGTCGCCACCGCCTGGGACAGCGCGCGCACCTATCGCGGCTCCGATATGCGCGGCGGCACCGACGGTGCCCGCATCCGCCTGGCCCCGCAGAAGGACTGGGAAGGCAATGAGCCGGCCCGCCTGAAGAAGGTGCTGGGTGTGCTGGAGGGCATTGCCACCCAGAGCGGAGCCAGCGTGGCGGACGTGATCGTGCTGGCCGGCAATGTCGGCGTCGAGCAGGCCGCCAGGGCCGCCGGCTTCGACATCGAGGTGCCGTTCTCGCCCGGCCGCGGCGACGCGACCGACGAGATGACCGATGCCGAATCCTTCGAGCCGCTGGAGCCGATCCATGACGGCTACCGCAACTGGCTGAAGCAGGATTATGCCGTCAGTGCGGAGGAGCTGCTGCTCGACCGCACGCAGCTGATGGGCCTGACCGCCCATGAGATGACGGCCCTGATCGGCGGCATGCGCGTCATCGGCACCAACCATGGCGGCACGACGCACGGTGTCTTCACCGACCGCGCCGGGGCACTGACGACCGACTTCTTCGTGAACCTGACCGACATGGCCTACACCTGGAAGCCGGCGGGCAGGAACCTGTACGAGATCGTCGAGCGCAAGACCGGCAAGACGAAATGGACCGCGACCCGCGTCGATCTGGTGTTCGGTTCCAACTCGATCCTGCGGGCCTATGCCGAGGTCTATGCCCAGGATGACGGTAAGGAGAAGTTCGTGAAGGACTTCGTTGCCGCCTGGACCAAGATGATGAACGCCGGCCGCTTC
- a CDS encoding hydrogen peroxide-inducible genes activator, producing the protein MTDISMKQLRYFEALAQHGHFGRAAEACAISQPALSLQVKELEEIIGAPLVERGARQVRLTSLGETLAVRARVILRAVEELGDLARASHRPFTGRLRLGVIPTIAPYLLPSVINSLSQTYPGLDLQPRESTTQRLIGELMNGRLDAAILALPVAEPALAAVSLFEEEFFLVRPQADADQPVPSAETLHDMRLLLLEEGHCFRDQAISFCKISVSPSRDMIEGNSLSTLVQMVGAGIGVTLIPEMAVPVETRSAPVSVVRLPAPRPTRTIGMVWRRTNPLADELTQIADIVRAAETGRLAA; encoded by the coding sequence ATGACTGATATCTCCATGAAACAGCTGCGCTATTTCGAGGCACTGGCCCAGCACGGCCATTTCGGTCGCGCCGCCGAGGCCTGCGCGATCTCTCAGCCGGCCCTGTCCCTGCAGGTGAAGGAACTGGAGGAGATCATCGGCGCGCCGCTGGTCGAACGGGGCGCGCGGCAGGTCCGCCTGACCAGCCTGGGCGAGACCCTTGCGGTGCGTGCGCGGGTCATCCTGCGCGCGGTGGAGGAGCTGGGGGATCTCGCCCGCGCCTCGCACCGGCCCTTCACCGGGCGCCTGCGCCTTGGCGTGATCCCGACGATCGCACCCTATCTGCTGCCTTCAGTCATCAACAGCCTGTCGCAGACCTATCCGGGGCTGGATTTGCAGCCGCGAGAATCGACGACGCAAAGGCTGATCGGCGAGCTGATGAATGGAAGGCTGGACGCCGCGATCCTGGCGCTGCCGGTGGCGGAGCCGGCGCTGGCCGCCGTCTCGCTGTTCGAGGAGGAATTCTTCCTGGTCCGCCCGCAGGCCGATGCGGACCAGCCGGTGCCGAGCGCCGAGACACTGCATGACATGCGGCTGCTGCTGCTGGAGGAGGGGCACTGCTTCCGCGACCAGGCGATTTCCTTCTGCAAGATATCGGTCTCGCCGTCGCGTGACATGATCGAGGGCAACTCGCTGTCCACCCTGGTGCAGATGGTCGGTGCGGGGATCGGTGTCACCCTGATCCCGGAAATGGCGGTGCCGGTCGAGACGCGCTCGGCACCGGTCTCCGTCGTCCGCCTGCCGGCACCCCGGCCGACCCGGACCATCGGCATGGTCTGGCGCCGCACCAACCCGCTTGCCGATGAACTCACCCAGATCGCCGATATCGTCCGCGCGGCGGAAACCGGCCGCCTGGCAGCCTGA
- the atzF gene encoding allophanate hydrolase, which yields MRDLSFDLSALSAFYEEGGSPADVALEALRRARAQAELNGWILIREEQDILAEAEALKSRDRAELPLYGVPFAVKDNIDAGGLPTTAACPEFAYVPAADAPAIALLREAGAILIGKTNLDQFATGLVGARSPYGPGRNPFDPDYVSGGSSSGSAIAVSGGAVSFALGTDTAGSGRVPAAFCNLVGWKGSLGLVSTRGVVPACRSLDCVTVFALTCSDAAAVAAVAGQYDAGEPFSRAMPAVPPALPGWAGLRLGVPRAADFAFFGNPHTPALFEAAKRRCTDLGATLVEIDLTPFLEAARLLYEGPWVAERTAAVGDFLKANPDAGHPVVRGIVEGGWKFDAVDSFRAQYRLRELAQEARKAWEQVDAMLTPTAGTIHRIADVEADPVRLNSQLGYYTNFMNLFDLAAVAVPAGFQPDGLPFGVTLFAPAFTDASLLALGASLHEAAGVTMGATGKTLPKSSLAMPAGDRIELAVFGAHMSGLPLSGELLARGGTPICEIETAPHYRLYALDNLVPPRPGLVRQESVGAPIAGELWSLPASELGGFLAGIGAPLGIGKVELADGRWVPGFLCEACAVATARDITASGGWRSWTMRKSA from the coding sequence ATGCGTGATCTCTCCTTCGACCTGTCCGCGCTGTCTGCCTTCTATGAGGAGGGCGGCAGCCCCGCCGATGTAGCGCTGGAAGCCCTGCGCCGTGCGCGGGCACAAGCGGAGCTGAATGGCTGGATCCTGATCCGTGAGGAACAGGACATCCTCGCGGAGGCGGAGGCGCTGAAGTCCCGTGACCGCGCGGAGCTGCCGCTTTATGGCGTGCCCTTCGCGGTGAAGGACAATATCGATGCGGGCGGCCTGCCGACGACCGCCGCCTGCCCGGAATTCGCCTATGTGCCGGCGGCGGATGCGCCTGCCATCGCGCTGCTGCGCGAAGCTGGAGCCATCCTCATCGGCAAGACCAATCTGGACCAGTTCGCCACCGGGCTGGTCGGCGCGCGCTCGCCCTACGGGCCGGGCCGCAACCCGTTCGACCCGGACTATGTGTCGGGCGGCTCCAGCTCCGGCTCCGCCATCGCGGTGTCTGGCGGCGCGGTCAGCTTCGCGCTGGGCACCGACACGGCGGGCTCCGGCCGGGTGCCCGCCGCCTTCTGCAATCTCGTCGGCTGGAAGGGCAGCCTAGGGCTGGTCAGCACGCGCGGCGTGGTGCCGGCCTGCCGGTCGCTGGACTGCGTGACCGTGTTCGCGCTGACCTGTAGCGACGCCGCCGCCGTGGCGGCGGTCGCCGGCCAGTATGATGCGGGCGAGCCCTTCTCCCGCGCCATGCCGGCGGTCCCGCCTGCCCTGCCCGGCTGGGCGGGCCTGCGCCTTGGCGTGCCGCGCGCGGCGGACTTCGCCTTCTTCGGCAACCCGCACACGCCGGCCCTGTTCGAGGCGGCGAAGCGGCGCTGCACCGATCTGGGTGCGACGCTGGTGGAGATCGACCTGACACCCTTCCTGGAAGCCGCAAGGCTGCTCTATGAAGGGCCGTGGGTGGCAGAGCGCACCGCCGCCGTCGGCGATTTCCTGAAGGCCAATCCCGATGCCGGCCATCCGGTGGTGCGTGGCATTGTCGAGGGCGGCTGGAAATTCGATGCGGTCGATTCCTTCCGCGCGCAATACAGGCTGCGGGAACTGGCGCAGGAAGCGCGCAAGGCGTGGGAACAGGTCGATGCCATGCTGACACCGACCGCCGGCACCATCCACCGCATCGCCGATGTGGAGGCCGATCCGGTGCGCCTCAACAGCCAGCTTGGCTACTACACCAATTTCATGAACCTGTTCGACCTCGCCGCCGTCGCGGTCCCGGCAGGTTTCCAGCCGGACGGGCTGCCCTTCGGCGTCACCCTGTTCGCGCCGGCCTTTACGGATGCCTCACTGCTGGCGCTGGGCGCGTCGCTGCACGAAGCTGCTGGCGTGACCATGGGCGCCACCGGCAAGACGCTGCCGAAATCCAGCCTGGCCATGCCGGCGGGCGACCGCATCGAACTGGCGGTGTTCGGCGCCCATATGAGCGGCCTGCCGCTGAGCGGGGAATTGCTGGCCCGTGGCGGCACGCCGATCTGCGAGATCGAGACAGCCCCCCACTACCGGCTCTATGCGCTGGATAATCTGGTGCCGCCGCGCCCCGGCCTGGTGCGGCAGGAGTCCGTCGGCGCCCCCATCGCCGGGGAGCTGTGGAGCCTGCCTGCCAGCGAACTGGGCGGATTCCTGGCCGGCATCGGCGCGCCGCTGGGTATCGGCAAGGTGGAGCTGGCGGACGGGCGCTGGGTGCCGGGCTTCCTGTGCGAGGCCTGTGCCGTGGCCACCGCCCGCGACATCACCGCCAGCGGCGGCTGGCGCAGCTGGACGATGCGGAAATCAGCCTGA
- a CDS encoding GntR family transcriptional regulator produces the protein MMQQKRRLLRTGTTVDEMVRALADDIVKGLLPPGEKLDEPKMAERFGVSRTPVREALGQLCAMGLAKRRPNRGCVVATITDQRLTEMFEAMAELESACARLAAQRMTAGERRALSDMHQHSAELVRDGALEDYSAFNMQFHGLIYEGCHSGYLADLVSSTRSRLAPFRRAQFHVLGRLRKSWDEHEAIVTAILRGDAETAALAARSHVIVVSAASAGFVNDRNLSQTQDASDA, from the coding sequence ATGATGCAGCAAAAAAGAAGGCTGCTGCGCACCGGCACCACGGTGGACGAGATGGTGCGCGCGCTGGCCGACGACATCGTGAAGGGATTGCTGCCGCCCGGCGAGAAGCTGGACGAGCCGAAGATGGCGGAGCGCTTCGGCGTCTCCCGCACGCCGGTACGCGAGGCGCTGGGCCAGCTCTGCGCCATGGGGCTGGCGAAGCGTAGGCCGAACCGCGGCTGTGTCGTCGCCACCATCACCGACCAGCGCCTGACCGAAATGTTCGAGGCGATGGCAGAGCTGGAATCGGCCTGCGCCCGGCTTGCTGCCCAGCGCATGACCGCCGGCGAGCGAAGGGCGCTATCCGACATGCACCAGCACTCGGCGGAGCTGGTGCGCGACGGCGCGCTGGAGGACTATTCCGCCTTCAACATGCAGTTCCACGGGCTGATCTATGAGGGCTGCCATTCCGGCTATCTGGCCGATCTGGTGAGTTCCACCCGCAGCCGGCTGGCCCCGTTCCGCCGCGCCCAGTTCCATGTGCTGGGCCGCCTGCGCAAGAGCTGGGACGAGCATGAGGCCATCGTCACCGCGATCCTGCGCGGCGATGCGGAAACCGCCGCCCTGGCCGCGCGCTCCCACGTCATCGTGGTCAGTGCCGCCAGCGCCGGCTTCGTGAACGACCGGAACCTCTCCCAGACGCAGGATGCCTCCGATGCGTGA
- a CDS encoding dipeptide ABC transporter ATP-binding protein — MNAIPLLDVKDLTVEFATRRGTVRAIERVSVAVGKGETVGIVGESGSGKSVTSFAVMRILDRAGRIAEGSIVFGGVPVHSAPEKVMTELRGREMSMVFQNPRAALNPIRSVGRQIEDVLIEHALAVRATAKKAAIEMLRAVKIANPEERYHAYPFELSGGMCQRIVIAIALACRPQLLIADEPTTGLDVTTQKTVMDLMRELTRERGMSAILITHDLGLAAAYCDRIVVMEKGKVVEQARTASLFDRPSHPYTQRLLRATPRLDSRIRDLLPEPRPAPAAVPRGKPLLEVRELVKEFPPRGDSPAFRAVDGISFTVHEGESLGLVGESGCGKSTTSAMVMRLTDPTSGSILFDGEDIGAMPAARFARAPKRSKLQMVFQDPTDSLNPRWSAFRSIADPLLLMGGLKGTDAARPRVEELARLVGLPVELLDRFPHQLSGGQKARVGIARAIALDPKLVILDEPTAALDVSVQAVVLNLLADLKVELGMSYLFISHDLNVVRLICDRVMVMRQGVIVEEGETETVLKAPASDYTRTLLDAIPHPPEIHQGISLAGEMPA; from the coding sequence ATGAACGCCATCCCGCTGCTCGACGTTAAGGACCTTACGGTCGAGTTCGCCACGCGGCGCGGCACGGTGCGCGCCATCGAACGCGTCAGCGTCGCCGTCGGCAAGGGCGAGACGGTCGGCATCGTCGGCGAATCCGGCTCCGGCAAGTCCGTCACCTCCTTCGCCGTCATGCGCATCCTAGACCGCGCCGGCCGCATCGCCGAGGGCAGTATCGTGTTCGGCGGCGTGCCGGTGCACAGCGCGCCCGAGAAGGTGATGACGGAGCTGCGCGGCCGCGAAATGTCCATGGTGTTCCAGAATCCGCGCGCCGCGCTGAACCCGATCCGCAGCGTCGGGCGGCAGATCGAGGATGTGCTGATCGAACATGCGCTGGCCGTGCGCGCGACGGCGAAGAAGGCCGCCATCGAGATGCTGCGCGCGGTGAAGATCGCCAACCCGGAGGAGCGCTACCACGCCTATCCGTTCGAGCTGTCGGGCGGCATGTGCCAGCGCATCGTGATCGCCATCGCGCTGGCCTGCCGGCCGCAGCTGCTGATCGCCGACGAGCCGACCACCGGCCTGGACGTTACCACGCAGAAGACGGTGATGGATCTGATGCGCGAACTGACGCGCGAGCGCGGCATGTCCGCCATCCTGATCACCCATGACCTTGGCCTCGCGGCGGCCTATTGCGACCGCATCGTCGTCATGGAGAAGGGCAAGGTGGTGGAGCAGGCGCGCACTGCCAGCCTGTTCGACCGGCCATCCCACCCCTATACGCAGCGTCTGCTGCGTGCCACGCCGCGGCTGGATTCGCGCATCCGCGACCTGCTGCCGGAACCACGCCCGGCCCCCGCCGCCGTGCCACGCGGCAAGCCGCTGCTGGAAGTGCGCGAGCTGGTGAAGGAATTCCCGCCGCGTGGCGACAGCCCCGCCTTCCGCGCAGTCGATGGCATCTCCTTCACCGTGCATGAGGGCGAGAGCCTGGGGCTGGTCGGCGAGAGCGGCTGCGGCAAATCCACCACCTCCGCCATGGTGATGCGGCTGACCGACCCGACATCCGGCAGCATCCTGTTCGATGGCGAGGATATCGGCGCCATGCCGGCCGCGCGTTTTGCCCGTGCGCCGAAGCGCAGCAAGCTGCAGATGGTGTTCCAGGACCCGACCGACAGCCTGAACCCGCGCTGGAGCGCCTTCCGATCCATCGCCGACCCGCTGCTGCTGATGGGCGGGCTGAAGGGCACGGATGCTGCCCGTCCCCGCGTCGAGGAGCTGGCTCGGCTGGTGGGATTGCCGGTGGAGTTGCTGGACCGTTTTCCGCACCAGCTGTCCGGCGGGCAAAAGGCACGCGTCGGCATCGCGCGGGCCATCGCGCTGGACCCGAAGCTGGTGATCCTGGACGAGCCGACGGCGGCGCTGGACGTCTCGGTGCAGGCGGTGGTGCTGAATTTGCTGGCCGACCTGAAGGTCGAGCTGGGCATGAGCTACCTGTTCATCAGCCACGATCTGAACGTGGTGCGGCTGATCTGCGACCGTGTCATGGTCATGCGTCAGGGGGTGATCGTCGAGGAAGGCGAGACCGAGACCGTGCTGAAGGCGCCCGCCAGCGACTATACCCGCACGCTGCTTGACGCGATTCCGCACCCGCCGGAAATTCATCAGGGGATCAGCCTGGCAGGAGAGATGCCCGCATGA
- a CDS encoding ABC transporter permease: MTTLTDPAAVPATKRNSFWRHFRYVLASNPVTALSFALFGMFVLAALFGPWLVPYDPLATSGDRALQPPSWSHWFGTDHLGRDVFSRVVIATRLDLSISVAAVALSFLAGSVLGSLAGYYGGWTDRIVGRCLDTIMAFPLFVLAMGIVAAAGNTIENVIYATAIINLPFYARMARAEVNIRREAGFVQAAKLSGNSDLRVLAVHIFPNALPPMMVQISLNLGWAILNAAGLSFIGLGVRPPTPEWGIMVAEGANFIMSGEWWLALFPGAALMLAVFTFNLMGDGLRDLVDPQRRT, from the coding sequence ATGACCACGCTGACCGATCCGGCCGCAGTCCCGGCAACGAAGCGCAACAGCTTCTGGCGGCACTTCCGCTATGTGCTGGCCAGCAACCCGGTGACCGCCCTGTCTTTCGCCCTGTTCGGCATGTTCGTCCTGGCCGCGCTGTTCGGCCCTTGGCTGGTGCCCTATGATCCGCTGGCGACGAGCGGCGACCGCGCGTTGCAGCCCCCCTCCTGGAGCCACTGGTTCGGCACCGACCATCTGGGCCGCGACGTGTTCTCCCGTGTCGTCATCGCCACAAGGCTGGACCTGTCGATCTCCGTCGCCGCCGTGGCGCTGTCCTTCCTCGCCGGATCGGTGCTGGGCTCGCTCGCCGGCTATTATGGCGGCTGGACCGACCGTATCGTCGGGCGCTGCCTCGATACTATCATGGCCTTCCCGCTGTTCGTGCTGGCCATGGGTATCGTCGCGGCGGCGGGCAACACCATCGAGAACGTGATCTACGCCACCGCCATCATCAACCTGCCCTTCTATGCCCGCATGGCCCGCGCCGAGGTGAACATCCGCCGCGAGGCCGGCTTCGTGCAGGCCGCCAAGCTGTCGGGCAACAGCGATCTGCGCGTGCTGGCAGTACATATTTTCCCGAATGCCCTGCCGCCAATGATGGTGCAGATATCGCTCAATCTCGGCTGGGCGATCCTGAATGCCGCCGGCCTGTCCTTCATCGGTCTGGGCGTGCGTCCGCCGACACCGGAATGGGGCATCATGGTCGCCGAGGGGGCCAACTTCATCATGTCCGGCGAATGGTGGCTGGCGCTGTTCCCCGGTGCCGCGCTGATGCTGGCGGTCTTCACCTTCAACCTGATGGGCGACGGTCTGCGCGACCTCGTCGATCCGCAGCGCCGCACCTGA
- a CDS encoding ABC transporter permease: MGISILVAMPPKVRLVGRRLLQAVPALAGIVIVTFLLTRALPGDPAVYFAGPAADAASIAEIRKSLGLDQPLPIQFLAYLGDLVTGNLGMSISTGQPVLHEILTRLPASVELTLIALMMSIAIAVPLGVLAATRPDSWIDHLCRFVVTAGVSLPTFFTGLALVYLFYYLLGWAPPPMGRLDILYLPPAHVTGFYTIDSLLAGDIGAFGSALAHIALPALTLALFTLAPIARMTRASMLQVLGSDFIRTARAAGLSKRKVLFAYGFRNALLPVITTLGMVFSFALGANVLVEKVFAWPGIGSYAIEALVVSDYAAVQGFVLAMALLFVALNLTIDIVYTLVDPRLRLED, translated from the coding sequence ATGGGCATCTCCATCCTGGTGGCCATGCCGCCCAAGGTCCGGCTTGTCGGGCGCCGCCTGTTGCAGGCGGTGCCCGCCCTCGCGGGCATCGTGATCGTTACCTTCCTGCTGACCCGCGCGCTGCCCGGCGACCCGGCGGTCTATTTCGCCGGCCCCGCCGCCGACGCCGCCTCGATCGCGGAAATCCGCAAGAGTCTGGGCCTCGATCAGCCGCTGCCGATCCAGTTCCTGGCCTATCTCGGCGACCTCGTGACCGGCAATCTCGGCATGTCGATCTCGACCGGCCAGCCGGTGCTGCACGAAATCCTCACGCGCCTGCCCGCCTCGGTCGAGCTGACGCTGATCGCCCTGATGATGTCCATCGCCATCGCCGTACCGCTGGGCGTGCTGGCCGCCACCCGGCCGGACAGCTGGATAGACCATCTGTGTCGCTTCGTGGTGACCGCCGGCGTGTCGCTGCCGACCTTCTTCACCGGCCTGGCGCTGGTCTATCTGTTCTATTACCTGCTGGGCTGGGCGCCGCCGCCAATGGGCCGGCTGGATATCCTCTACCTGCCGCCCGCCCATGTGACCGGCTTCTACACCATCGATTCCCTGCTGGCCGGCGATATCGGCGCCTTCGGCAGCGCGCTGGCCCATATTGCCCTGCCGGCGCTGACGCTGGCGCTGTTCACGCTCGCCCCCATCGCCCGCATGACGCGCGCCTCCATGCTGCAGGTGCTGGGCAGCGACTTCATCCGCACCGCCCGCGCCGCCGGCCTGTCGAAGCGCAAGGTGCTGTTCGCCTATGGCTTCCGCAACGCGCTGCTGCCGGTCATCACAACGCTGGGCATGGTGTTCTCCTTCGCGCTGGGCGCCAATGTGCTGGTCGAGAAGGTATTCGCCTGGCCGGGCATCGGCTCCTACGCCATCGAGGCGCTGGTGGTCTCCGACTATGCCGCCGTGCAGGGCTTCGTGCTGGCGATGGCGCTGTTGTTTGTCGCCCTGAACCTGACCATCGACATCGTCTATACGCTGGTCGATCCGCGCCTGCGGCTGGAGGACTGA
- a CDS encoding ABC transporter substrate-binding protein — protein sequence MNRRDFLKAGTSVALGAGMLPFLKVLPASAAAADTLVVVIGSTINSLDLHRTGTNRPSYQVSVNCYDRLLTFGTKTMPDGSLSYDYSKLEGELAESWEIAPDGNSVTFKLKDATFWDGSPVTAEDVKWSLDRAVSVGGFPTVQMKAGSLEKPEQFEVVDAKTFKINFLRQSKLTLPDLAVPVPFIINSKVAKANATEKDPWAMEYLHRNPAGSGAYKVERWDPGQQLVYSRNDAWKGGPLPAAKRIIVREIPSQATRRALIERGDVHLSHDIPAKDAKELAALKSVKVVGTPIENCLHVLCPNLIFEPFKNKLVRQAIAYAVPYEEIHKNAAYERGAKMWGGASMEPTDIAWPQPFPYTTDYDKAKELLAQTPYKDGFEVPLSFDLGTASWGEPTALLIQEGLAKIGIKATIDKIPGANWRTVALVEKKLPLLLDNFGGWLNTPDYYFFWAYVKGNLFNASNYDDAEMMQLINETLHMPMDNPDYAPKIKRMIAKAFDDVPRIPLYQPYLDTAMRPGVEGYEFWFHRMPDVRTLTFKTA from the coding sequence ATGAACCGGAGAGACTTCCTCAAGGCCGGCACCAGCGTCGCTCTCGGCGCCGGCATGCTGCCCTTCCTCAAGGTCCTGCCCGCCTCCGCTGCCGCCGCCGACACGCTGGTCGTGGTGATCGGCAGCACGATCAACAGCCTGGACCTGCATCGCACCGGCACCAACCGGCCAAGCTATCAGGTCTCGGTGAACTGCTATGACCGGCTGCTGACCTTCGGCACCAAGACCATGCCGGACGGCTCGCTCAGCTACGATTATTCCAAGCTGGAAGGCGAGCTGGCGGAAAGCTGGGAGATCGCGCCGGACGGCAACTCCGTCACCTTCAAGCTGAAGGATGCCACCTTCTGGGATGGCAGCCCGGTGACGGCGGAAGACGTGAAATGGTCGCTCGACCGCGCCGTCTCCGTCGGTGGCTTCCCGACCGTGCAGATGAAGGCCGGCTCGCTGGAAAAGCCGGAGCAGTTCGAGGTGGTCGATGCCAAGACCTTCAAGATCAACTTCCTGCGCCAGTCGAAGCTGACGCTGCCCGACCTTGCCGTGCCGGTACCCTTCATCATCAATTCCAAGGTCGCCAAGGCGAACGCCACGGAGAAGGACCCGTGGGCGATGGAGTATCTGCACCGCAACCCGGCCGGTTCCGGCGCCTACAAGGTGGAACGCTGGGACCCGGGCCAGCAGCTGGTCTATAGCCGCAACGACGCCTGGAAGGGCGGCCCGCTGCCCGCCGCCAAGCGCATCATCGTGCGCGAGATTCCCTCGCAGGCGACCCGCCGGGCGCTGATCGAGCGCGGCGACGTGCATCTGTCGCACGACATTCCGGCGAAGGACGCGAAGGAGCTGGCGGCACTGAAGAGCGTGAAGGTGGTCGGCACGCCGATCGAGAACTGCCTGCATGTGCTGTGCCCGAACCTGATCTTCGAGCCGTTCAAGAACAAGCTGGTACGCCAGGCCATCGCCTATGCGGTGCCCTATGAGGAAATCCACAAGAACGCCGCCTATGAGCGCGGCGCCAAGATGTGGGGCGGCGCCAGCATGGAGCCGACGGATATCGCCTGGCCGCAGCCCTTCCCCTACACCACCGACTACGACAAGGCGAAGGAACTGCTGGCCCAGACGCCCTACAAGGATGGCTTCGAGGTGCCGCTGTCCTTTGACCTCGGTACCGCCTCCTGGGGCGAGCCGACGGCCCTGCTGATCCAGGAAGGGCTGGCGAAGATCGGCATCAAGGCGACCATCGACAAGATCCCGGGCGCCAACTGGCGCACCGTGGCGCTGGTCGAGAAGAAGCTGCCGCTGCTGCTGGACAATTTCGGCGGCTGGCTGAACACGCCGGACTATTACTTCTTCTGGGCCTATGTGAAGGGCAACCTGTTCAATGCGTCGAACTATGACGATGCGGAGATGATGCAGCTCATCAACGAGACGCTGCACATGCCGATGGACAACCCGGACTACGCCCCGAAGATCAAGCGGATGATCGCCAAGGCGTTCGACGACGTGCCGCGCATCCCGCTCTACCAGCCCTATCTCGACACCGCCATGCGCCCGGGCGTGGAGGGTTACGAGTTCTGGTTCCACCGCATGCCGGACGTGCGGACGCTCACCTTCAAGACCGCGTAA